DNA sequence from the Nitrospinota bacterium genome:
GGCGCGCTACATCCTTGTTTCGCTGCTGAGCGGAAACCGGCACCTGAACGCGCACCTGCGCGAGTTCTTCGCCATCCGCTCCGGCACGGTCACCGAAGCGATGAGGCGGCTATGAACGAACTCCTGACGGCGGGACGGCTTCAAATGATGTTCTGGATTTCCTACGCCATGCTCTTCGCCATCGGCATTTTGGGCGCGGCGTTCCTGGCCGGGCGGCTCCCCGCATTTCTGGAGCGCAACGGCTTTTTCGACCAGAAATCGCTCCCGCAACGGCGGCTCACCGCCGGGGGTATCGCCATCATTATCCCCTTCCTCGCGGTGCTGGGAGCCGCGGCCCTGTTCAACCCGCTCGCCTTCAACGCCGGCCGGGGGCAGCTCGGCTTTCTTTTCGCGGCCCTTGCCATCATCGCCGCGCTGGGCCTCTACGACGACCGCAAAGGGGCTTCACCGGTGCTGAAAATCGCCGTGCAGGCCGCGGCGGCGCTGGTCTTCATGGCCGGGGGGCAGTCGCTCGATTTCATCACCAGTCCGATCCACAGCGCGGTCGCCGTCGGCGCGTGGGGAGCCGTGCCGCTGGTGATATGGATTCTCGCCGTCACCAACGCCATGAACCTCATCGACGGCATAGACGGCCTCGCCGCCGGTATCGCGCTGATCTCGGCCATCACCCTCTTCGCCATCTCGCACATCTTCGGCGAAAACACGCTCGCCTCGTTCGCCGTGCTGCTGGCGGGATGCCTGTTCGGTTTCATCAGGATGAACCTCCCCCCCGCAAAACTGTTTTTGGGGGACACCGGCTCGCTCTTCCTCGGCTTCGCGCTGGCGGCCGCCTCGGTGATGGAGCGGCGCAAAGGCTCCGTCACCCTCACCCTCCTCGTGCCGATGGTGATACTCGCCATTCCGCTGCTGGACGCGGTGCTCGCTTTTTTCCGCCGTGCGCTGAAAGGACAAAACCCGATGCGCGGCGACAGCGGCCACATCCATCACCGGCTGCGGCGGCTCGGCCTTTCCGATACGCAAATCGATATGATGCTCTACCTCTTCAGCGCCTATCTCGCCATCACCGCCGGAGTGCTCGCCTTCTTCCCGAAAGAAACCGCGATGGTCGTCCTCATCCTCCTGGCTATCGGGATATTCATCGCTTTGGAAATTCTCCGCGCCATCGAACGCGGCATCAAGTAGCCTCCGCCCCGCCGATACGCTAAAATACAAAAATGCGATTTATACTTTTGCGCGCCGTATTGTTGGCTTTGGCGTTTTTGACGCCGTTGACGCCGCTGGCGCGCGCGGTGGATTTGCAGGAAATGGAGGAAGATGCTCCGCCTCCGCCCGATCCCTACGCCATCATCGAGGAAACCACCCGCGCTATCGTAAAAAACCCCGCTGATTCAAAAGCTTATAGCGACCGCGCCGCCGCCTATCACATGCTCGGCCAGCTCGAACGAACCCTCGATGACATGAACCACGCCGTCGTCCTCAACCCAAATGATTCCGCATACTTACAACAACGCGGCGAAACATTGCGCGACGTGGGCAACCCCGCAAGCGCCATCACCGATTTCAACCGCGCTCTCAAAATTGATCCTGTAAATACAGATGCTTACGTGGGGCGTGGCTTAGCCCGCTATATGCTGGGAAAATACCGTGAGGCGGTGAACGATTATACCTTGGCACTCGCCCTCGATCCTCTGGACGACTTCGCTTACAACAATAGAGGCAATGCTTTCAGTGAGTTGCGAGAGTGGGACAAGGCTTTCGCCGATTACGATGCCGCCATCGCCATCAGCCCTGAAAATACAAACGCCCGCTACAACCGCGGACAGGCCCATATCGCCAACGGCCGCCATGCAGCCGCGCTGGATGACTTGAATTACGTTATAGAAAATTCCCCGGATGACGCGGAAGCGCTGACCCTGCGCGCCGAGGCGCTCATCGCGCTGGGGAGTGACCGTGCCGCCGTGGATGACCTCAACCGGGCGCTGGCGCTCGACCCCCACAACGCCGAAGCATGGGGGAAACGCGGGATGGCCCGCATACGGGTTGGCGAAACCGGCGGCCTGGACGACCTGACCCGCGCCATCAATATCGACCCCTCCGCTGAAAACTACGCGGCGCGCGGCAACGCCGCCTATCAAACAGGCGACTACCCGAAAGCCCTCAAAGATTTCGACCGGGCGCTGAATTTAAAACCGGAATTTCATCAGGCCCACCTCCGCCGCGCGAAGACGCACGAAAAACTGGGCAATGCCGGCGCGGCGCTGGAGGACTACCAAGCGGCCGCGCGGCGCGGCAACGGACAGGCGAAACGGCTGCTCAAAGCCCGCAATATCGTCTGGTGACATCCCGCCGCGGCGCGCGGCAAACACTTGCGGGGCACCATTTTTCTTTAAGAATCAGTACCCATGCCTGTACTATTATTTATTGCCTGAATCATAAAAATAAAAATGTAAGGAGCCGAAAGTGGGACATATGCACCTCGTTCTCAACCATGCCCCGGTCATGGGACTTTTTTTCAGCATCGCGCTGGGGGGATATGCCTTTTACGTTAACGACAACCATATGAAACGTGCCGCCCTGTGGGCTTATGTGGTTGTTGGCGTCGCCACCATCTTCGCCTACTTGACCGGAGAGCCGGCCGAAGAAATGGTGGAACACAAACCGGGGGTGCTCAAAGCAATGATTGAGACCCACGAAACGGCGGCGCTCGTGGCCGGCATTTTAATCGGCGTCATCGCGATCCTTGCGGCGATTGAGCTATGGAACCAGAAAAAAGGGAAACCGCTTAATCCCAAACTCATGATGGGGATCGTCATTCTGTCAGTCATCACCACAATCCCGATTGCCCGCGCATCCTACCTAGGGGGGTTGATCGGCCATTCAGAAATCCACCCTTCCGGCTATGCAACCCAACAGGAAATTCCAGGGATCGAGGCGGGAGAAGAATCAGGCGAGATGGAAGGCGAAAACGCCGGCATGCCCGAACCGGCCAACCACTAAACGCCCAATTATACGCAACGCGGGGCGGTGCGCGCGGTTTCCAGCGGGGCGTCCTTCAGACGAGGCTGGTTTCGTACCGGGCCTCCCGGGCCTCTTCCTCCTTGCGCCGATCCTCTTCGATCCGCGTCTGCTGGCTATGGTATATCCGGTAGAAATTTTCAATAAATTCGGCCCGTTCGCGGTAGCGCAAACGGATTTCGATATCCATACATATGGCCCCGACAACGATAACCAGCCCCCGCAACGCCACCAAGGCGAAGAGAATGGCGAACACCGCCGCAAAAACCCATTCGAGATCGTATATCGTAAATAAACCCATAGTTGTCCACTATATCGGCATCCGCAGCCGGGGGCTTTAGGCGAAAAAAAACCGGCCATCCGGACGGATGACCGGCCATGGATAGCGGTTCGATCAGCCTTTCAGCTTGTTGTATTTCTCCATCAACTGCTCTTTGGATTCTTCGTTATTGGAATCCTTTATGATGCAATCGACCGGGCAAACCTCAACGCACTGCGGCTCGTCATAGTGACCGACGCATTCAGTGCATTTCGCCGGATCAATGACGTAAATATCATCGCCTTCCGCAATGGCGCTGTTCGGGCATTCCGGTTCGCAAACGCCGCAGTTGACGCATTCATCGTTAATAATCAAAGCCACAACAAATCCTCCTCTCAATTAAGCCACACTGCCTTCCGCAGCCTTGCGTTCCTTATACTGCTTCGCCTGGAAAACAAATGCTTCAAGGCGGGAACGTCCATTATTCTCATCCATCCCGTCGATGTCAATATTCAACCAAGGGATGTTACCACACTCTTCACGCACGCGTTTGGAGACGGCGCTTACTACCGTACCCGGCATGCAACCGAAAGGCAAGAGGTTAATTATCCCCGCGCACCCCTTGCCCGCATAGTCTACCGCCTTCCCCACGCTAAGCGTCGCTTCCCCCTCAAATGTTGCGTCAATGTACGGCGCGGAGCGGGCCAACACTTCCGGCGTGGAAGGCTCATGCCAGTTTAGCAAATCGTCTTTGAATGGTTCCATCATTTTTTTCTCATCGTTGTGCGTTATTCCGTTGAGCATCATCCCCGACAGCACTCCCACCCATTTGCCATCACGCCGGTTTTTGGCGATAAAGCGGTCGGTGCAATAGAAGAACCATTCGCCCAACGGCGCGAGCCACGCCTCCCCACCCATCTCCTCGATACGGCGGATAACATTCCCGTTGCTGTAGCTGTGCAACCGGACGTAAATTTCCCCAACCACGCCGATGACCGGCCGGCGTACGCTTTTCTCAACCGGCACGGCGCGGAATAGGGCGCGCACGTCATACATGCGTTTAAAGATGTCCTTTGCGCCCCCCCGCACCGATTTCACCACGATATCCAGCGCCTGCTGATAAGCCCTGTCGGCGGTGCCGGGAACTGTTTCATACGGGCGCGTCTCGTGCAGCAATTTGAGCAGGATATCCGTCGCCACGATACCACGCCAGGTCATCCGCTTGAAATTACGCCCCACGCCCTCAAAGCCGCCGTAATTCCCTTCGGCCGAAGGGGCCATCAGCCGCGCATCGACATGTCCCAGCCGGTCCAGTTGTATCCGGAGCGCTCCCTGATACTGTCCCAGGCGGCAAGGGCCTTCGGTGGTCGGAATAAGAAAGGAGGCGGCCGCCGGGTCGAAGCCGTTTTCCAACGCCTTTTTCAATACATCCCCAGCCACCAACGTGTAGGGGATGCACTCCTTGCCGGTGCTGTAGCGGCGGCCCACCTCCAGCGACGCCGCGTCGGTCCTCGGCAACACCTCGGCGTCCACTCCGTAGTACCGGAACGCCGCCGCCATGGCGTAGGAGTGATCGCACATCCAAGGAATGAAGAGTTTGCGGTTGTGGCCGTTAAGCCGGGCGGTCTTTTGCCGCTGACGCCGCGCATAATCACCCCCGTCCACGTTTTCCAGCGAGTCGAAAAACGCCTCGCAGCGGGTAATGGCTCCGGCATCCGCCGAATGTTCGTCCACTTCCAGATGGAGGTAGGGTTTTCCCATCATCTGCTGCTGGACATGGTAGGTTATAAAACTGTCCGGACCGCACTTGAAGTTCGAGATGTAGATGGCGTTGAGCTTCGGATTCTTGCGCACCACTTCCGCGGCGGCCTGAAGACGCTGGCCGGAACGCCAATACATGTCCGGGTTGCTTTCGTAAACCGGGTCTTCACTCAGTTCCAGCATGTCCATCGGGATGGCGATTTTCCCCATATCCTTGAGTTTGCGCGGCAGGTCCATGTTGATGCCGCTGTCGCAGCCATTGTAGGGACGCGCGATGATGACCACCGCCTGGCGGTCGTCCTTGAGGCCCGCCAGCGCTTCACGGCCGCGAGCCTTGAGCGCGGCGTAGAAGGCACTCTGCGCGGCGCGCGCCACACGCACCGCCGCCGCCACTTTCGACGCCGAAGCCCCCAGCCGGCTTCCCAGCGGGATCAGCGCCTCGGCGACGGCGGCGTCCCCGCGTTGAAAGTTGATGACCGGCTCCCAAAGCTCCAACCCTTTCCCTTTGAGATCCATGGCGTTTTTTACTATATAGCTGTTGGCTTGCACCAGCGGGCACATCTGGCTGTTCTTGAACTTGCTGGTTCCCTTCTGGCTCATGGTGAGCACACTGGGCATAAAAATAACGTTGGCCCCCTTGTTGGCAAGATCCACCACATGGCCGTGGATAACCTTTATCGGGAAACAGGTCTCGGCGGTAATGTGCTCCATCGAATCGCGGGCGATCTGCTGGTTCGTCTTGCCCGAGAGGATGATGTCCGCCCCCAGTTCCTCAAGAAAAGCGCGCCAGAAGGGGAATGACTCGTACATGGTGAGCACACGCGGCACACCGACCACCATGCCACCCTCCGCCGCCGGCTTTTTCTTCTCCAGATAAGGGCCGAAGCAAAGCCGGTCGCGCTCGGCGAAAAGATCGGGAAGGCCATTGTCGGCCTTTTTTGCGTCTTTTTCAAACAGCTCGCACCGCGCGCCGTAGTAGTGCGCCGGCTCGTCGACGAATTTCACGCGGGAAACATCGCATACGTTATCGCACGCCTTGCACTCGAAACTGGTCACCTTGTAATTGCGTCCGCGCAGATCAAACCCCTTGAAGCGGGTCTTCAAATCCGGCCGGTTGCGCATGTAGCGCGCCGCGATGATGGCGGCCCCCACCGCGCCGGTGCAATCATGGTGCGGCGGCACATGTATCTTCTTGCCGGTGATCGCGCCAAAGGCGGCCACCACGGCGCGGTTCCAGGCCACGCCCCCCTGGAAGAGCACTTTCGCGCCGATGATACGGTCTCCCACCACGCTCAAATAGTTTTTTACGATGGAATAGGCCAGCCCCGCCGCGAGGTCGGCCGCGGGCGATCCCTTCTGCTGGTTGGACACCAAATCGGATTCTATGAAGACGGTGCAACGCTCGCCGAATTTCCCCGGACGCGGCGCCGAAAAGGCGGCATCGGAAAAATCTTTCTTGATATCGAGGCCGAGCCGCTCCGCCTGCTCCTCGATGAAACTGCCGGTGCCGGCGGCGCAAACCTTGTTCATCTCGAAATCGACCACCGCCCCATCCTTGATGGCGATGTATTTGCTGTCCTGCCCGCCGATCTCGAAGATGCTTTCCACATCCGGCACAAAATGGACGGCCGCCGTGGCCTGCGCGGTGATTTCATTGCGCACCGCGTCGGCCCCCGCGAAATCGCCGATCATATAGCGCCCCGATCCGGTGGCGCCAACCCCCTTGACGACCACCATGCCGCCGATCTCGCCGCCGATTTCCAGCAATCCCTGCGTCACCATCTGAATCGGCTTGCCGGAAGTGCGGAGGTAGCGGCGGGCCACCACGCGGAACTGCTCGTCGATGGCAACCACATTGGTGGAGAGTGAGCCGATGTCAATGCCGACGTAGACCGCCGCCCCCGGCTGGACCGGGTGGACGCCGATGTCATAGCCGTGTCCGTTGCCATCCAGCAGCGGATCCATCGCCCCTTCCACCGCCCGCCGCACGCGGAGGTATTCCTCCACCGGTTGCTCCCAAAGGAATTCCGCGCGCCGCCCCTCGTCCAGCGCGCTGAGGGCGGCCCCCAACGCGCCGGTGACGTTGTGCAGCGCCGGGATGACCAACGCGCCGTCGGCCAGTTCCAGTTCGCTCTCAAAGGCCTTCACCACACCGCTGTTTGAGGCAACCCCTCCCACGAAGGCTATCGGAGTTTCCATTTTTTTGCCCCGGGCAATATTGCTTTTAAAGCTGCGGGCCACGGCGTGGCACAGGCCGGCGATAATATCGTAGTTTGGCGTGCCTACCTGCTGCAGGTGGATCATGTCCGACTTGGCGAAGACGGAGCAGCGCCCCGCCACGCGGGCCGGGTTTTTCGATTTCAGCGCCATGCCGCCAAACTCCTTGTCGATGGAATAGCCGAGCCGGGTAGCCTGCTGATCGAGAAAACTTCCGGTGCCGGCGGCGCAGACGGTGTTCATCGCAAAATCTTCCAGCACGGCTCCCTTGGCGGTATCCGGCTTCATGATCATCAGCTTGGAATCCTGCCCTCCCATTTCGATAACGGTGCGGACTTCCGGGTGCAGGTGGGCGATGGCGCGGCTTTGAGCAACAACCTCATTGTAAAACGCGCCGCCGATGAGCGAAGCGGCCAGTTCGCCGCCGGTGCCGGTGGCGCCGCAGGCCTCAATGATGGCATCGGGGTGCTGTGCGCGAAGTTCCTTGAGAATTTCCGCCAGAACGGGCAACGGTTTGCCGTACATGCGCCGGTAAACGGTGGTGGAAACGTTTTTTTGGCCGTCAAGCAGAACCGCTTTGACGCTGATGGATCCGATGTCTACACCGAGGAACAGTCTCTTCACACCGACCTCCCATTATAATGCATGGCTTTCCCTCCGCCGTGGAAAGGGGATATAGCCCGCATTCAGACACGCGCTCGCAGGTTACCCCATCGCCAACTTACTTCCATAATCCCAAAACAAGCCGGATTTGACAAGGAGTAAAATCCCCATACACACACGGAAAAAGCCGCGGCGGATCAATCTTCCTGCCAGTAGCGGCGGTATTCCTGTGTAAAGCTCAAGGTCTGGAACCCCTCCATCCGGTCAATAAAAAGCTTCCCGTAGAGATGGTCGATTTCATGCTGGAACACCACGGCCTGAAACCCCTCCGCCTTAATAGTGATCTCCTTGCCGTCCACCGACAGCGCTTTCAGGGTGATACCAGCGGCCCGTTTTACCTTGCCCCAGAGATCCCGCACACTCAGGCACCCTTCCCACCCCTCTTCCACATCCTGCGAAAACGCGGTGATTTCCGGATTGATCAACACGGTGAGCGGAATCGCCTCCTTGCCGGGGTAGCGCGGGTTTTCCTGCGTCTCGATAACCGCCACCTGCCGCGAAACACCTACTTGGGGGGCGGCAAGCCCCGCGCCGTTATACTCCCGCATCGTGTCGATCATCGACTCGATGAAGAGCTTGAACCGCGGATCCTTGAGTTCCTTTGGAGTCACCGGGTCGGCCCGCTTGCGCAAGACGGGGTGCCCCAAAAGAGTCACTTTAAGGATTGACGGTTCGTCCAGAAACAGTTCAGACAAGGTATTTTGCCCTCGCATCCTTAAATGTCTTGATGGCGTCCACGATGCATCCGCCACAACCGGTGCCCACATGGGTGATCGCCTGCACCTTGTCGAAGGTATCGGCGCCGTTTTTCACGGCTTCTTCGATCTGCGTGTTGGTCACGCGGCGGCAATCGCAAATCTGATACGTCTCACCCATGCTGCTCTCCTTGGCATTAAGGTTGTTAATCGAAATTTTTTGCCCGTTACCGAACCTGTATACCTTATCAAAAATGTCGGGTAATTGTAAGTGGGGATTTTTTTGGGGGAGGGATCAGCCAACCGTGTCGGACAACGGACTGGAGCGATCCACGTCTATCATTTTGGTGGAACCGACATAGGTCGATTCCACCACCTTGGTGACAGAACCGAGCTTCGTCACCAAATCACGGATGCGGCAGGCCTGCGTATTCACCGCCTGGATGCACTCAAACACATCCTTGGCATCCATTTTTTGCCAATCTTTGAGCATCTCGGCGTTGCCCATGATGCCGGCGAGCGGATTGTTGATCTCGTGCTGGAGGGTAACCGTCATAGCAAGGACGGTCTGGAGCTGTTTCGCGTCCACCAGGTCCTTTTCAAGTTCCCGGATGCGGAGGCGGGCCTTCACCCTGCTTAACAGTTCATCCGGATCAAACGGTTTGACGATGTAGTCATCGGCCCCCAAATCCATCCCTTTGATCTTGTCCCCCATCTCGCGCCGGGCGGAGAGCATAATAACGGAAATGAACTTGGTTTCGGGGCTCTCTTTTATCGTCCGGCAGACCTCATAGCCGTCAATGCCGGGCATCATGATGTCAAGCAGTATCAAATCCGGCTGCTCCTTGGCCAGCCGCTCCAGCGCCATCTCGCCACTGGAGCAGTTGATGATGTCGAAGTTCCCCTTTTTGCGCAGGGTCATCTCGACCAGCAGCCCGATATTCGGGTCATCGTCCACGATCATTATTTTAGCCATTGTCGCGCTTCCGTCTCCAATCCGGTATTATACGCCATCGGTACGTCATTTTCTCAAGACCATTTCCATTTCACGCCGTTTTTCACTATAATCAATCGCAGTTCTCTACAAATCGGCAGGAGCGGCCAAATGATCAAACCGCGCGTGGTTCTCACTCACTGGGTGCATGACGAAGTCATCGACTATCTAAGCTCCCAATGCGAGCTGATCCGCAATGACAGCCGTGAGCCCATGCCGCGCAAAACGCTCCTCAAGGAAATCGGCACCGCCGAAGCATTGATGGTCTTCGGCAAAGACGTGGTGGACGGCGAGATGATCGCCGCCGCCCCAAAGCTGCGTATCGCCGCCGCCACCACCACCCAACCGAAGAACGTGGATATGGACGCCTGCACCAAACGCGGCGTCTGGTACACCACCGTGCCGGACATGCGGCACACCCCGGCCTCCGAGCTGGCCGTCGGCCTTTTAATCGGCGTGACGCGGATGCTTCCCGAAGGAGACCGCTTCATCCGTTCCGGCAAGTTCAAAGGGTGGCGCGCCGACCACTACGGCACCGGCCTTTCGGGCAAGACGCTCGGCATCCTCGGCATGGGAGCGCTGGGACAGGCAATCGCCAAGCGGCTGGAGGGATTTGAAATGAAGCTGCTCTACGCCGATCCGAATCCGCTGTCAAAAGACCGCGAATACGCCCTGAAACTTACCCGCAAATCGCAAGACGACCTGCTGGCCTCTTCCGACTTCGTCATCCTCTCGCTCCCCCTCCTGCCCGAAACGCGCGGGCTCATCAACGCGGATACGGCGTGGAAGATGAAAAAGCGCGCCTACCTCGTCAACATGGCGCGCGGCAGCGTGGTGGAGGAATCGGCGGTGGTAAAAGCGCTGGAAACCGGCCATCTTGCCGGCTATGCGGCGGACGTATTCGCCATGGAAGATGACATGTTTTTGGATCACCCCGAAAGCATCCATCCGGCGCTGGTTAAAAACAGCCTGCACACCGTATTCACCCCGCACATCGGCAGCGCGGTGGATGACGTGCGGCGGAACATCACGCTCGACGCCGCGCAGAACATCCTGGAAGCCATCGCCGGCCAGCGCCCCCACGGCGCGCAGAACCAGCCCGAAGTCTCGCTCGGCACCGCCAGCGAACCGTTCTTTTAATAGCGGTCTGTTAAAAATTCCCTGTCATCCTGAGCCGCAGGCGAAGGATCTCTTTCCGGAATGGGATTCTTCGCTCCGCTCAGAATGACATGTATAAGGCGCGGTTATTGGGACAGATTCAGGGAGCCGGTGCGGTAGCCTTCCAGGTCGAGCGTTACATAGGTGAAGCCAAGCGCTTTTATCGCCGCCGCCCACTCGCCATAGCGCGGGTCGCCCATAAAGGCGGCCAACTCGCTTTTGGCGATCTCGATCCGGGCGATGCCGTCGTGATCGCGCACGCGGAGTTGCCTGTACCCCGCCTTCTTCAAAATGTCCTCCGCCTGTTCCACGCGGCTTAATTTCTCGGCGGTGATCTTCACGCCGTACGGGAAACGGCTGGCGAGGCACGCGGCGGCCGGCTTGTCCCAGTTCGGCAGGCCAAGCCGTTGCGCGTGATGGCGGATGTCCTCCTTGGTGAATCCCGCCTCGATGAGCGGCGAGCGGACGCCCTGTTCCGCCGCCGCCTTGCGCCCCGGACGGTAATCGCCGAGGTCGTCCATATTCGCCCCGTCGCAGACGAAGGCATACCCCTCTTCCTTCGCCATTTTGGAAAGGATGCCGAAAAGCTCCCCCTTGCAGAAAAAACAGCGGTTCGGCGGATTGTCGGCATAACCGGGGATATCCAGCTCTTCGCTGACGATCACCCGGTGCGGCGCGCCGATCCGTTTGATGATATCAAGCGCCTGCCGGAATTCGCTTTCCGGATACGTGCTGCTGCGGGCGGTGACGGCAAGCACCCGGCCACCGTTATCCTTCAGCGCATCCCACGCGGCGGCGGCCAAAAACGAGCTGTCCACCCCGCCCGAATAGGCGATGACGACGCTCTCCATGCCGGCGAAAATGGCGCGCAACTTTTCGTATTTCTCAGCCTTCGTCAAGCTCAAGACGGCTTTTGATTCCTTTGTAGGCATTGGCGTATTCCCTGTCTCCGATCATTTTGTAATACAGCGCCCAAAAACGCACGCCAAAAGCGAACATCGCCTTCAGAATGGCGCTTTTCAGGCCGGGATGGTGTTTTTCAAAGTACAGCCGGTAGCTCAAAAATTTTTCCAGCAACACGCGCGGCTTTTCCTTTTGCGAACTGTAGCCGACGTAATGCTCAATCTCAAACGACGGATCAAACACCACGTTAAACCCGGCCCGCTTGCAGCGCAGGCACCAGTCGATCTCCTCGCAAAAAAGGAAAAACCGCTGGTCGAACGGCCCCGCTTTATACCACGCCAGCCGCTTCACCAGCAAGAACGCGCCGGTGACATAATCCACCGGCTTCGGACGGCTGTGCGGGTCGAACTGCCCGAAACGTCCTTTAAGGAACGGCGTGAGCAGCGTTTTGACGCCCGGCAGATGAAGCAGTTCCCGCAAGCGGAAAACCCACGCGAATACCAGAAAAAGCGTGGGGAACCCGTAGGCGGAGGTCTGGATACTCCCATCCGGACGGCGATTCTGGCAACCGAGGGCGCCAGCCGATTTATCGGCCTTGAAATTGTCCAGCAGCGCGCCGATGCCGTCAGTAAGAATGCGGGTATCGGGATTGAGAAAGAGCAGAAAATCCCCGATGGCGATATCGGCCCCAGCGTTGCAGCCGGCGGCAAAGCCCATGTTCGTTTCGCTCATGATGAGCGCGGTATGGCGGTCGGCCCGCGCGGCGGGAGTGATGCTGCCGTCGGTGCTGGCATTATCGACGATGATGACCTCGTATTCGAGGCCGCCGAATTTTTCGGCCATCGAGGCGACGCATTTCTCCAGATAGGGGCCGCTGTTGTAATTGACGATGATGACGCTTAGGCGCATGACTCAATCATAGCGGGTATTTTTGGAAAAAAGAAAGGCGGCGGGCCGGAAAGCCCGCCGCCGCAATGCCGGGTCAGATGTTGATCTTTATCTTGGCCTTTGCCTTCAGGTTTTCAATGTAGCTTTTCACCGCGTCGCCCTTCTTCTGCGATTCGAGGCCGCGGATAAGGTCGTTCTTCATTTCCGCGAACGGAACGGAACCGGCCGCTTTGCGTTCCTCAAACTTGATGATGTGCAGGCCGAACGGGGTGGCCACCACGCCGCTCACCTCGCCCGGCTTCATGTTCCAAACCGCGTCTTCGAATTCCTTCACCATCGCCCCTTTGGGGAAGAAACCGAGGTCGCCGCCGCTC
Encoded proteins:
- a CDS encoding undecaprenyl/decaprenyl-phosphate alpha-N-acetylglucosaminyl 1-phosphate transferase; translated protein: MNELLTAGRLQMMFWISYAMLFAIGILGAAFLAGRLPAFLERNGFFDQKSLPQRRLTAGGIAIIIPFLAVLGAAALFNPLAFNAGRGQLGFLFAALAIIAALGLYDDRKGASPVLKIAVQAAAALVFMAGGQSLDFITSPIHSAVAVGAWGAVPLVIWILAVTNAMNLIDGIDGLAAGIALISAITLFAISHIFGENTLASFAVLLAGCLFGFIRMNLPPAKLFLGDTGSLFLGFALAAASVMERRKGSVTLTLLVPMVILAIPLLDAVLAFFRRALKGQNPMRGDSGHIHHRLRRLGLSDTQIDMMLYLFSAYLAITAGVLAFFPKETAMVVLILLAIGIFIALEILRAIERGIK
- a CDS encoding tetratricopeptide repeat protein, producing the protein MRFILLRAVLLALAFLTPLTPLARAVDLQEMEEDAPPPPDPYAIIEETTRAIVKNPADSKAYSDRAAAYHMLGQLERTLDDMNHAVVLNPNDSAYLQQRGETLRDVGNPASAITDFNRALKIDPVNTDAYVGRGLARYMLGKYREAVNDYTLALALDPLDDFAYNNRGNAFSELREWDKAFADYDAAIAISPENTNARYNRGQAHIANGRHAAALDDLNYVIENSPDDAEALTLRAEALIALGSDRAAVDDLNRALALDPHNAEAWGKRGMARIRVGETGGLDDLTRAINIDPSAENYAARGNAAYQTGDYPKALKDFDRALNLKPEFHQAHLRRAKTHEKLGNAGAALEDYQAAARRGNGQAKRLLKARNIVW
- a CDS encoding YfhL family 4Fe-4S dicluster ferredoxin produces the protein MALIINDECVNCGVCEPECPNSAIAEGDDIYVIDPAKCTECVGHYDEPQCVEVCPVDCIIKDSNNEESKEQLMEKYNKLKG
- a CDS encoding CoA activase, with product MKRLFLGVDIGSISVKAVLLDGQKNVSTTVYRRMYGKPLPVLAEILKELRAQHPDAIIEACGATGTGGELAASLIGGAFYNEVVAQSRAIAHLHPEVRTVIEMGGQDSKLMIMKPDTAKGAVLEDFAMNTVCAAGTGSFLDQQATRLGYSIDKEFGGMALKSKNPARVAGRCSVFAKSDMIHLQQVGTPNYDIIAGLCHAVARSFKSNIARGKKMETPIAFVGGVASNSGVVKAFESELELADGALVIPALHNVTGALGAALSALDEGRRAEFLWEQPVEEYLRVRRAVEGAMDPLLDGNGHGYDIGVHPVQPGAAVYVGIDIGSLSTNVVAIDEQFRVVARRYLRTSGKPIQMVTQGLLEIGGEIGGMVVVKGVGATGSGRYMIGDFAGADAVRNEITAQATAAVHFVPDVESIFEIGGQDSKYIAIKDGAVVDFEMNKVCAAGTGSFIEEQAERLGLDIKKDFSDAAFSAPRPGKFGERCTVFIESDLVSNQQKGSPAADLAAGLAYSIVKNYLSVVGDRIIGAKVLFQGGVAWNRAVVAAFGAITGKKIHVPPHHDCTGAVGAAIIAARYMRNRPDLKTRFKGFDLRGRNYKVTSFECKACDNVCDVSRVKFVDEPAHYYGARCELFEKDAKKADNGLPDLFAERDRLCFGPYLEKKKPAAEGGMVVGVPRVLTMYESFPFWRAFLEELGADIILSGKTNQQIARDSMEHITAETCFPIKVIHGHVVDLANKGANVIFMPSVLTMSQKGTSKFKNSQMCPLVQANSYIVKNAMDLKGKGLELWEPVINFQRGDAAVAEALIPLGSRLGASASKVAAAVRVARAAQSAFYAALKARGREALAGLKDDRQAVVIIARPYNGCDSGINMDLPRKLKDMGKIAIPMDMLELSEDPVYESNPDMYWRSGQRLQAAAEVVRKNPKLNAIYISNFKCGPDSFITYHVQQQMMGKPYLHLEVDEHSADAGAITRCEAFFDSLENVDGGDYARRQRQKTARLNGHNRKLFIPWMCDHSYAMAAAFRYYGVDAEVLPRTDAASLEVGRRYSTGKECIPYTLVAGDVLKKALENGFDPAAASFLIPTTEGPCRLGQYQGALRIQLDRLGHVDARLMAPSAEGNYGGFEGVGRNFKRMTWRGIVATDILLKLLHETRPYETVPGTADRAYQQALDIVVKSVRGGAKDIFKRMYDVRALFRAVPVEKSVRRPVIGVVGEIYVRLHSYSNGNVIRRIEEMGGEAWLAPLGEWFFYCTDRFIAKNRRDGKWVGVLSGMMLNGITHNDEKKMMEPFKDDLLNWHEPSTPEVLARSAPYIDATFEGEATLSVGKAVDYAGKGCAGIINLLPFGCMPGTVVSAVSKRVREECGNIPWLNIDIDGMDENNGRSRLEAFVFQAKQYKERKAAEGSVA
- the def gene encoding peptide deformylase; protein product: MRGQNTLSELFLDEPSILKVTLLGHPVLRKRADPVTPKELKDPRFKLFIESMIDTMREYNGAGLAAPQVGVSRQVAVIETQENPRYPGKEAIPLTVLINPEITAFSQDVEEGWEGCLSVRDLWGKVKRAAGITLKALSVDGKEITIKAEGFQAVVFQHEIDHLYGKLFIDRMEGFQTLSFTQEYRRYWQED
- a CDS encoding (2Fe-2S)-binding protein yields the protein MGETYQICDCRRVTNTQIEEAVKNGADTFDKVQAITHVGTGCGGCIVDAIKTFKDARAKYLV
- a CDS encoding response regulator, which translates into the protein MAKIMIVDDDPNIGLLVEMTLRKKGNFDIINCSSGEMALERLAKEQPDLILLDIMMPGIDGYEVCRTIKESPETKFISVIMLSARREMGDKIKGMDLGADDYIVKPFDPDELLSRVKARLRIRELEKDLVDAKQLQTVLAMTVTLQHEINNPLAGIMGNAEMLKDWQKMDAKDVFECIQAVNTQACRIRDLVTKLGSVTKVVESTYVGSTKMIDVDRSSPLSDTVG